The following coding sequences are from one Coriobacteriia bacterium window:
- the rpmE gene encoding 50S ribosomal protein L31 codes for MKPGIHPEYVESTVHCSCGNTFKTRSTKPDLHVELCSECHPFYTGKQKFVDTGGRVQRFSDKFGNAAATALEREAAAKVARQKAADEAVAKAKVEREAKEAAKAVRVEKASREE; via the coding sequence GTGAAGCCAGGAATCCACCCGGAGTACGTGGAGTCAACCGTCCACTGCTCGTGCGGTAACACGTTCAAGACCCGCTCCACCAAGCCCGATCTGCACGTCGAGCTGTGCTCGGAGTGCCACCCCTTCTACACCGGCAAGCAAAAGTTCGTCGACACCGGTGGACGCGTGCAGCGCTTCTCCGACAAGTTCGGCAACGCCGCCGCTACCGCTCTCGAGCGCGAAGCTGCTGCGAAGGTCGCTCGCCAGAAGGCCGCCGACGAGGCTGTCGCCAAGGCCAAGGTCGAGCGCGAGGCCAAGGAAGCCGCCAAGGCCGTCCGTGTCGAGAAGGCCTCTCGTGAGGAG
- the fsa gene encoding fructose-6-phosphate aldolase, translated as MKFFLDTADIAEIEEAASWGVLAGVTTNPTLYSRVGGKLSGFHDHLKRICEICDGPVSGETVGLTRDEIVREGEELAAIAPNLIVKVPVMPEGLAATKILHEKGITVNMTLCFSVPQALLSARAGASYISPFVGRFDDISEDGIMHLENTVRALENYDFGHKVEVIAASVRSANHVVQAALIGADIATVPFGVLKNLVKHPLTDRGLESFLADWEKVKNA; from the coding sequence GTGAAGTTCTTCTTGGACACAGCGGACATTGCCGAGATCGAAGAGGCGGCGAGCTGGGGAGTCTTGGCCGGCGTCACCACCAACCCCACGCTGTACTCGCGTGTGGGCGGCAAGCTGTCCGGCTTCCATGACCACCTCAAGCGGATCTGCGAGATCTGCGATGGACCGGTCAGTGGCGAGACCGTTGGTCTGACTCGCGACGAGATCGTCCGTGAGGGCGAAGAGCTTGCGGCGATCGCGCCCAACCTCATCGTCAAAGTGCCGGTCATGCCCGAGGGTCTGGCGGCGACCAAGATCCTTCACGAGAAGGGCATCACGGTCAACATGACGCTGTGCTTCTCGGTTCCGCAAGCGCTTCTCTCGGCACGGGCGGGCGCCAGCTACATCAGCCCGTTCGTCGGTCGCTTCGACGACATCTCGGAAGATGGCATCATGCACCTGGAGAACACGGTCCGGGCGCTGGAGAACTACGACTTCGGCCACAAGGTTGAGGTCATTGCAGCATCGGTACGCAGCGCGAACCACGTGGTGCAGGCGGCGCTTATCGGCGCCGACATCGCAACCGTGCCGTTCGGGGTGCTCAAGAATCTCGTCAAGCATCCGCTGACGGATCGCGGCCTGGAATCGTTCCTGGCCGACTGGGAGAAAGTGAAGAACGCATGA